The Procambarus clarkii isolate CNS0578487 chromosome 24, FALCON_Pclarkii_2.0, whole genome shotgun sequence genome includes a region encoding these proteins:
- the mub gene encoding poly(rC)-binding protein 3 isoform X1, with product MATTPIEAKPLSTTNEGPSASLSMRLLMQGKEVGSIIGKKGEIVKRFREESGAKINISDGSCPERIVTVTGNTDSIFSAFKLICAKFEEFLGQMYQNNGSAGGGGGQQRPPITLRLIVPASQCGSLIGKAGSKIKEIREVTGASIQVASEMLPNSTERAVTVSGTSEAITQCVYNICCVMLESPPKGATIPYRPKPQVAGGPVILAGGQAYTIQGNYAVPSAPDVSTIPFVPPPPLGGPPGPFMAAPLSPLLPPCPVSTAPSPGPPHHGAIITPAGHHPCHAGHLQITTPCHPPGHPPGHPPEHLKNGHIGIMPQPHFHHMQDMSKLGNNSPLAGLLGLGSLAGANPGGGVNPHAGNTADALAALAGSQLRTPAGSGPGTQTHEMTVPNELIGCIIGKGGTKIAEIRQITGAMITISKYDDGSEEASKQDRTISIKGNADQVALAQYLINTSMELHKAQLEVSKGGSGSTGSGGLSPSAIPLAQLLKNPQALNALSSLTGLQGLSSLTSLLAPDSSQGLAGIAAANRHNKAYQPKLRAQASVHQPTNGSPKENKRSKFAPY from the exons GAAGTGGGCAGCATCATCGGCAAAAAGGGAGAGATTGTTAAGCGGTTCAGAGAAGAG TCTGGTGCGAAGATAAACATCAGCGATGGATCTTGCCCAGAGAGGATCGTCACAGTCACTGGAAACACAGACAGCATCTTTTCTGCATTCAAGCTTATCTGCGCAAAGTTTGAAGAG TTCTTGGGTCAGATGTACCAGAACAATGGCAGTGCTGGCGGTGGCGGTGGACAGCAGCGCCCACCTATTACCCTACGGTTGATTGTCCCTGCCTCTCAGTGTGGCTCACTCATTGGCAAAGCAGGATCCAAAATAAAAGAAATTCGTGAGGTGACTGGGGCTTCCATTCAAGTTGCATCTGAAATGCTGCCCAATTCAACGGAACGTGCAGTCACTGTCTCCGGCACCTCAGAAGCTATTACTCAGTGTGTCTACAATATTTGCTGCGTCATGCTTGAG TCCCCTCCCAAAGGCGCCACGATCCCTTACCGCCCCAAACCCCAGGTCGCCGGTGGGCCGGTGATCCTAGCCGGCGGCCAGGCCTATACTATCCAGGGTAATTACGCTGTTCCCTCAGCGCCCGATGTAAGTACTATTCCCTTtgttcccccaccaccacttggGGGGCCCCCTGGCCCCTTCATGGCGGCCCCCCTCAGCCCCCTCCTGCCCCCATGTCCCGTCTCCACGGCGCCTTCCCCAGGCCCCCCACACCATGGCGCCATCATAACGCCTGCGGGCCACCACCCATGCCATGCGGGGCACTTGCAGATCACGACCCCGTGCCATCCGCCGGGCCATCCGCCAGGCCACCCACCCGAACACTTGAAGAACGGCCATATCGGCATAATGCCACAGCCGCACTTCCACCACATGCAGGAT ATGAGCAAGTTGGGCAACAACTCCCCACTAGCAGGACTACTGGGTCTGGGTAGCCTAGCTGGTGCCAACCCAGGTGGTGGTGTTAACCCTCATGCCGGCAACACTGCTGATG cgcTAGCAGCTTTGGCAGGGTCCCAGCTGAGGACCCCCGCAGGCTCTGGCCCTGGTACTCAGACTCACGAGATGACTGTGCCCAATGAACTAATAGGATGCATCATTGGAAAGGGTGGCACCAAAATTGCTGAAATCAG GCAAATCACTGGGGCTATGATCACCATCAGCAAATATGATGATGGGTCAGAAGAAGCAAGCAAGCAAGACAGGACTATCAGTATCAAGGGTAATGCGGACCAGGTTGCCCTTGCGCAGTACCTCATTAACACCAG CATGGAACTGCACAAGGCGCAGCTTGAAGTAAGTAAGGGCGGGTCCGGGTCGACCGGGTCGGGAGGGCTGAGCCCCAGTGCCATCCCCCTGGCCCAGCTGCTCAAGAACCCGCAAGCCCTGAACGCCTTGTCCTCCCTGACCGGCCTGCAGGGCCtgtcctccctcacctccctgcTCGCCCCCGACTCCTCCCAGGGCCTGGCTGGTATTGCGGCTGCTAACAGGCACAACAAGGCCTACCAACCCAAGCTGCGCGCCCAAGCCTCTGTCCATCAGCCCACTAATGGCTCCCCCAAGGAGAACAAGCGCAGCAAGTTCGCACCCTACTAG
- the mub gene encoding poly(rC)-binding protein 3 isoform X5, with translation MATTPIEAKPLSTTNEGPSASLSMRLLMQGKEVGSIIGKKGEIVKRFREESGAKINISDGSCPERIVTVTGNTDSIFSAFKLICAKFEEFLGQMYQNNGSAGGGGGQQRPPITLRLIVPASQCGSLIGKAGSKIKEIREVTGASIQVASEMLPNSTERAVTVSGTSEAITQCVYNICCVMLESPPKGATIPYRPKPQVAGGPVILAGGQAYTIQGNYAVPSAPDMSKLGNNSPLAGLLGLGSLAGANPGGGVNPHAGNTADALAALAGSQLRTPAGSGPGTQTHEMTVPNELIGCIIGKGGTKIAEIRQITGAMITISKYDDGSEEASKQDRTISIKGNADQVALAQYLINTRIAMETAGLGMAGVGYQYIAPNHIVRAPIH, from the exons GAAGTGGGCAGCATCATCGGCAAAAAGGGAGAGATTGTTAAGCGGTTCAGAGAAGAG TCTGGTGCGAAGATAAACATCAGCGATGGATCTTGCCCAGAGAGGATCGTCACAGTCACTGGAAACACAGACAGCATCTTTTCTGCATTCAAGCTTATCTGCGCAAAGTTTGAAGAG TTCTTGGGTCAGATGTACCAGAACAATGGCAGTGCTGGCGGTGGCGGTGGACAGCAGCGCCCACCTATTACCCTACGGTTGATTGTCCCTGCCTCTCAGTGTGGCTCACTCATTGGCAAAGCAGGATCCAAAATAAAAGAAATTCGTGAGGTGACTGGGGCTTCCATTCAAGTTGCATCTGAAATGCTGCCCAATTCAACGGAACGTGCAGTCACTGTCTCCGGCACCTCAGAAGCTATTACTCAGTGTGTCTACAATATTTGCTGCGTCATGCTTGAG TCCCCTCCCAAAGGCGCCACGATCCCTTACCGCCCCAAACCCCAGGTCGCCGGTGGGCCGGTGATCCTAGCCGGCGGCCAGGCCTATACTATCCAGGGTAATTACGCTGTTCCCTCAGCGCCCGAT ATGAGCAAGTTGGGCAACAACTCCCCACTAGCAGGACTACTGGGTCTGGGTAGCCTAGCTGGTGCCAACCCAGGTGGTGGTGTTAACCCTCATGCCGGCAACACTGCTGATG cgcTAGCAGCTTTGGCAGGGTCCCAGCTGAGGACCCCCGCAGGCTCTGGCCCTGGTACTCAGACTCACGAGATGACTGTGCCCAATGAACTAATAGGATGCATCATTGGAAAGGGTGGCACCAAAATTGCTGAAATCAG GCAAATCACTGGGGCTATGATCACCATCAGCAAATATGATGATGGGTCAGAAGAAGCAAGCAAGCAAGACAGGACTATCAGTATCAAGGGTAATGCGGACCAGGTTGCCCTTGCGCAGTACCTCATTAACACCAG GATAGCGATGGAGACAGCAGGACTGGGTATGGCGGGCGTTGGCTACCAATACATTGCACCCAACCACATCGTGCGAGCCCCTATCCACTGA
- the mub gene encoding poly(rC)-binding protein 3 isoform X2 codes for MATTPIEAKPLSTTNEGPSASLSMRLLMQGKEVGSIIGKKGEIVKRFREESGAKINISDGSCPERIVTVTGNTDSIFSAFKLICAKFEEFLGQMYQNNGSAGGGGGQQRPPITLRLIVPASQCGSLIGKAGSKIKEIREVTGASIQVASEMLPNSTERAVTVSGTSEAITQCVYNICCVMLESPPKGATIPYRPKPQVAGGPVILAGGQAYTIQGNYAVPSAPDMSKLGNNSPLAGLLGLGSLAGANPGGGVNPHAGNTADALAALAGSQLRTPAGSGPGTQTHEMTVPNELIGCIIGKGGTKIAEIRQITGAMITISKYDDGSEEASKQDRTISIKGNADQVALAQYLINTSMELHKAQLEVSKGGSGSTGSGGLSPSAIPLAQLLKNPQALNALSSLTGLQGLSSLTSLLAPDSSQGLAGIAAANRHNKAYQPKLRAQASVHQPTNGSPKENKRSKFAPY; via the exons GAAGTGGGCAGCATCATCGGCAAAAAGGGAGAGATTGTTAAGCGGTTCAGAGAAGAG TCTGGTGCGAAGATAAACATCAGCGATGGATCTTGCCCAGAGAGGATCGTCACAGTCACTGGAAACACAGACAGCATCTTTTCTGCATTCAAGCTTATCTGCGCAAAGTTTGAAGAG TTCTTGGGTCAGATGTACCAGAACAATGGCAGTGCTGGCGGTGGCGGTGGACAGCAGCGCCCACCTATTACCCTACGGTTGATTGTCCCTGCCTCTCAGTGTGGCTCACTCATTGGCAAAGCAGGATCCAAAATAAAAGAAATTCGTGAGGTGACTGGGGCTTCCATTCAAGTTGCATCTGAAATGCTGCCCAATTCAACGGAACGTGCAGTCACTGTCTCCGGCACCTCAGAAGCTATTACTCAGTGTGTCTACAATATTTGCTGCGTCATGCTTGAG TCCCCTCCCAAAGGCGCCACGATCCCTTACCGCCCCAAACCCCAGGTCGCCGGTGGGCCGGTGATCCTAGCCGGCGGCCAGGCCTATACTATCCAGGGTAATTACGCTGTTCCCTCAGCGCCCGAT ATGAGCAAGTTGGGCAACAACTCCCCACTAGCAGGACTACTGGGTCTGGGTAGCCTAGCTGGTGCCAACCCAGGTGGTGGTGTTAACCCTCATGCCGGCAACACTGCTGATG cgcTAGCAGCTTTGGCAGGGTCCCAGCTGAGGACCCCCGCAGGCTCTGGCCCTGGTACTCAGACTCACGAGATGACTGTGCCCAATGAACTAATAGGATGCATCATTGGAAAGGGTGGCACCAAAATTGCTGAAATCAG GCAAATCACTGGGGCTATGATCACCATCAGCAAATATGATGATGGGTCAGAAGAAGCAAGCAAGCAAGACAGGACTATCAGTATCAAGGGTAATGCGGACCAGGTTGCCCTTGCGCAGTACCTCATTAACACCAG CATGGAACTGCACAAGGCGCAGCTTGAAGTAAGTAAGGGCGGGTCCGGGTCGACCGGGTCGGGAGGGCTGAGCCCCAGTGCCATCCCCCTGGCCCAGCTGCTCAAGAACCCGCAAGCCCTGAACGCCTTGTCCTCCCTGACCGGCCTGCAGGGCCtgtcctccctcacctccctgcTCGCCCCCGACTCCTCCCAGGGCCTGGCTGGTATTGCGGCTGCTAACAGGCACAACAAGGCCTACCAACCCAAGCTGCGCGCCCAAGCCTCTGTCCATCAGCCCACTAATGGCTCCCCCAAGGAGAACAAGCGCAGCAAGTTCGCACCCTACTAG
- the mub gene encoding poly(rC)-binding protein 3 isoform X3 gives MATTPIEAKPLSTTNEGPSASLSMRLLMQGKEVGSIIGKKGEIVKRFREESGAKINISDGSCPERIVTVTGNTDSIFSAFKLICAKFEEFLGQMYQNNGSAGGGGGQQRPPITLRLIVPASQCGSLIGKAGSKIKEIREVTGASIQVASEMLPNSTERAVTVSGTSEAITQCVYNICCVMLESPPKGATIPYRPKPQVAGGPVILAGGQAYTIQGNYAVPSAPDMSKLGNNSPLAGLLGLGSLAGANPGGGVNPHAGNTADALAALAGSQLRTPAGSGPGTQTHEMTVPNELIGCIIGKGGTKIAEIRQITGAMITISKYDDGSEEASKQDRTISIKGNADQVALAQYLINTRCVLQDSDGDSRTGYGGRWLPIHCTQPHRASPYPLMRAASSVVGPSQNPASGAAHIAAGHHHPSFPHNTGCLAKHAVIPPAHHAPSPPLHHHLPLPLLPAPNFSVY, from the exons GAAGTGGGCAGCATCATCGGCAAAAAGGGAGAGATTGTTAAGCGGTTCAGAGAAGAG TCTGGTGCGAAGATAAACATCAGCGATGGATCTTGCCCAGAGAGGATCGTCACAGTCACTGGAAACACAGACAGCATCTTTTCTGCATTCAAGCTTATCTGCGCAAAGTTTGAAGAG TTCTTGGGTCAGATGTACCAGAACAATGGCAGTGCTGGCGGTGGCGGTGGACAGCAGCGCCCACCTATTACCCTACGGTTGATTGTCCCTGCCTCTCAGTGTGGCTCACTCATTGGCAAAGCAGGATCCAAAATAAAAGAAATTCGTGAGGTGACTGGGGCTTCCATTCAAGTTGCATCTGAAATGCTGCCCAATTCAACGGAACGTGCAGTCACTGTCTCCGGCACCTCAGAAGCTATTACTCAGTGTGTCTACAATATTTGCTGCGTCATGCTTGAG TCCCCTCCCAAAGGCGCCACGATCCCTTACCGCCCCAAACCCCAGGTCGCCGGTGGGCCGGTGATCCTAGCCGGCGGCCAGGCCTATACTATCCAGGGTAATTACGCTGTTCCCTCAGCGCCCGAT ATGAGCAAGTTGGGCAACAACTCCCCACTAGCAGGACTACTGGGTCTGGGTAGCCTAGCTGGTGCCAACCCAGGTGGTGGTGTTAACCCTCATGCCGGCAACACTGCTGATG cgcTAGCAGCTTTGGCAGGGTCCCAGCTGAGGACCCCCGCAGGCTCTGGCCCTGGTACTCAGACTCACGAGATGACTGTGCCCAATGAACTAATAGGATGCATCATTGGAAAGGGTGGCACCAAAATTGCTGAAATCAG GCAAATCACTGGGGCTATGATCACCATCAGCAAATATGATGATGGGTCAGAAGAAGCAAGCAAGCAAGACAGGACTATCAGTATCAAGGGTAATGCGGACCAGGTTGCCCTTGCGCAGTACCTCATTAACACCAG GTGTGTGTTGCAGGATAGCGATGGAGACAGCAGGACTGGGTATGGCGGGCGTTGGCTACCAATACATTGCACCCAACCACATCGTGCGAGCCCCTATCCACTGATGCGAGCAGCCTCTAGTGTTGTTGGACCCAGCCAAAACCCTGCCTCCGGAGCGGCCCATATCGCAGCTGGCCACCATCACCCCAGCTTCCCACACAACACCGGGTGTCTGGCCAAGCATGCAGTAATACCACCAGCTCACCacgccccctcaccaccactTCACCACCACCTACCTCTACCACTCCTGCCAGCACctaatttttcagtttattga
- the mub gene encoding poly(rC)-binding protein 3 isoform X4 yields MATTPIEAKPLSTTNEGPSASLSMRLLMQGKEVGSIIGKKGEIVKRFREESGAKINISDGSCPERIVTVTGNTDSIFSAFKLICAKFEEMYQNNGSAGGGGGQQRPPITLRLIVPASQCGSLIGKAGSKIKEIREVTGASIQVASEMLPNSTERAVTVSGTSEAITQCVYNICCVMLESPPKGATIPYRPKPQVAGGPVILAGGQAYTIQGNYAVPSAPDMSKLGNNSPLAGLLGLGSLAGANPGGGVNPHAGNTADALAALAGSQLRTPAGSGPGTQTHEMTVPNELIGCIIGKGGTKIAEIRQITGAMITISKYDDGSEEASKQDRTISIKGNADQVALAQYLINTSMELHKAQLEVSKGGSGSTGSGGLSPSAIPLAQLLKNPQALNALSSLTGLQGLSSLTSLLAPDSSQGLAGIAAANRHNKAYQPKLRAQASVHQPTNGSPKENKRSKFAPY; encoded by the exons GAAGTGGGCAGCATCATCGGCAAAAAGGGAGAGATTGTTAAGCGGTTCAGAGAAGAG TCTGGTGCGAAGATAAACATCAGCGATGGATCTTGCCCAGAGAGGATCGTCACAGTCACTGGAAACACAGACAGCATCTTTTCTGCATTCAAGCTTATCTGCGCAAAGTTTGAAGAG ATGTACCAGAACAATGGCAGTGCTGGCGGTGGCGGTGGACAGCAGCGCCCACCTATTACCCTACGGTTGATTGTCCCTGCCTCTCAGTGTGGCTCACTCATTGGCAAAGCAGGATCCAAAATAAAAGAAATTCGTGAGGTGACTGGGGCTTCCATTCAAGTTGCATCTGAAATGCTGCCCAATTCAACGGAACGTGCAGTCACTGTCTCCGGCACCTCAGAAGCTATTACTCAGTGTGTCTACAATATTTGCTGCGTCATGCTTGAG TCCCCTCCCAAAGGCGCCACGATCCCTTACCGCCCCAAACCCCAGGTCGCCGGTGGGCCGGTGATCCTAGCCGGCGGCCAGGCCTATACTATCCAGGGTAATTACGCTGTTCCCTCAGCGCCCGAT ATGAGCAAGTTGGGCAACAACTCCCCACTAGCAGGACTACTGGGTCTGGGTAGCCTAGCTGGTGCCAACCCAGGTGGTGGTGTTAACCCTCATGCCGGCAACACTGCTGATG cgcTAGCAGCTTTGGCAGGGTCCCAGCTGAGGACCCCCGCAGGCTCTGGCCCTGGTACTCAGACTCACGAGATGACTGTGCCCAATGAACTAATAGGATGCATCATTGGAAAGGGTGGCACCAAAATTGCTGAAATCAG GCAAATCACTGGGGCTATGATCACCATCAGCAAATATGATGATGGGTCAGAAGAAGCAAGCAAGCAAGACAGGACTATCAGTATCAAGGGTAATGCGGACCAGGTTGCCCTTGCGCAGTACCTCATTAACACCAG CATGGAACTGCACAAGGCGCAGCTTGAAGTAAGTAAGGGCGGGTCCGGGTCGACCGGGTCGGGAGGGCTGAGCCCCAGTGCCATCCCCCTGGCCCAGCTGCTCAAGAACCCGCAAGCCCTGAACGCCTTGTCCTCCCTGACCGGCCTGCAGGGCCtgtcctccctcacctccctgcTCGCCCCCGACTCCTCCCAGGGCCTGGCTGGTATTGCGGCTGCTAACAGGCACAACAAGGCCTACCAACCCAAGCTGCGCGCCCAAGCCTCTGTCCATCAGCCCACTAATGGCTCCCCCAAGGAGAACAAGCGCAGCAAGTTCGCACCCTACTAG